GTTGGAGGGGTAATAGTTAAGATCGATAACGGAGAACCTCCTAAGGAAAGTGACCTGAAGCCTATAAATGAAAAGCAAGAAGAAAATGCTGGAGTAGTTGGAGCTATTGAAGTATCTTCAGAGGTTATCGCTTCTAGTTTTGAAAGTTATAAAAATGGTGCTGTTTCAAAGCATAAGGTTTTAGCAACTCCTGTAGCAAGACAACTAGCTAAAGATTTAGGAATCGATATAAATACTGTAAAAGGAACTGGTGCTGCAGGCAGGGTTATGAAAGAGGATATATACAAAGCTAAGGAAGGCAAAGAGGCCGCAATTAGTCAGCATGAGACAGAAAAAGTTTCTGGAATAGTTAAACAAACTATAGAAGTTCCTAAATTAAAGATTAGTGGAGAGGTAGAGAGAATATCGCTATCAATGCTCAGAAAAGCAATAGCAAAGAACATGACTATTTCAAAACAAGTTATACCTCATGCAGCAGTTTTAGATGAATTTGATGTAACAAAGCTTGTAGAATTTAAAGCGTCAGTAAAGGAATTAGTGGAAAGCAGTGGAGTCCATCTGACCTATATGCCTTTTATAATTAAAGCTATAGCCCTTACATTGAAAGAGTTCCCAGTCTTTAACTCAAGTTTTGATGAAGAGGCAGAAGAGATTGTTTTAAAGAAGTATTATAATCTTGGTGTTGCAGTGGATACTCCGGATGGGTTGCTTGTGCCAGTAATTAAAGATGTAGATAAAAAGGGGATTTTGGATATAGCACGAGATATTCTAGAGCTTAGTGAAGGCGCTAGAAATAAAAACATCCCATTAGAAAAGCTACAAAACGGAACATTTACAATTACAAACTACGGAGCGCTTGGATCAAGCTCTGGAATTCCAGTAATAAGGCATCCTGAAGCTGCAATAATTGGTATAGGGAAAATTGCTAAAAAGCCTATTGTTAACAAACATGACGAGATAGTAATAAGAAGTATTATGAATATTAGTTTATGCATAGATCATAGAATAATCGATGGTGGAGACGCAGGGAGATTCTTAAGCAGGCTGAAGAAATACTTGGAAGAGCCTTTACTGTTGTTGTTAGGATAAAAAAATTATAGAAACATTTTATAGGCAGTCTAAGCTTTTTGTATGTAATTAGGCTGCCATACTTGGAGGTGTGAAAAATTAAGGATTATGACATAGTAGTTCTAGGTGGTGGACCGGGAGGATATGTAGCAGCTATTAAGGCCGCACAGCTTGGAGCTAAAACTGCGCTCATAGAAAAAGAAAAAGTAGGTGGTGTATGTTTAAATGTAGGATGTATACCAACTAAGACTTTGCTTAGAAGTGCAAAGCTTTATGAGGATTTAATAAATTCAGAGAAATTCGGAATAGATATATTAGATAAATCTCTTGTGACTGTTAACTGGAAAAACTTAATGAGTAGAAAGGATTCTATAGTTAATAAACTTACTGGTGGAGTTAAAGTACTATTAAGTCAGAATGGCGTTGATGTGTACAATGGCTACGGAGAGGCGATAGATAAAAATACTATTTCTGTAAACGGAGAAAAGTTAAGAACTAAGCATATGATAATAGCAACTGGCTCATCAACCTATATTCCAAACACTCCGGGGCTTAAGGAGTCTTTTGATAAAGGGTATTCAATAACTAGTACAGAAGCTTTATCACTTGATGGGATACCCAAAGAATTCATAGTTGTAGGCGGAGGCGTAGTTGGAGTTGAATTTGCTGCACTTTACAACGCTTTAGGCAGCAAGGTTACAATTCTTCAGCGCTCCCAAATACTTCGTTCTCTGGACAAGGATGTAAGAGAAACCATGGAAAGGATACTAAGAAATAAAGGCATAGATATTGTTTATAATGTGGGCATTGAACGATATGATATGAATAAGATTGTATGTAAGGTTAATGGAGAGAATAAAACCTATGAAGCAGATAAGATTTTAATAAGCATTGGAAGAACTGCTAATCTTAAAGGGCTTGAAAAACTTGATTTAAAAATAGATAGTAAAGGTATTGTAACTGATGAAAAGCTTCGAACTAATATTGATGGAGTTTATGCCATAGGTGATGTTAATGGAAAATATATGCTTGCTCATGTAGCTTCAGCGGAAGGGATTATAGCCGTGGAAAATATTATGGGAAAGAGTGAAAAAATAAACTACGATAAAGTACCTTCATGTATATATACCTTTCCAGAGGTTGGTGCAGTTGGGCTTTCAGAAGAGGAAGCAAGAGCAAGAGGCCATAAAATTATAACTAGTATATTCCCTATGACTGCAAATGGCAAGGCCATGGCAGAAGGTGAAACAGATGGTTTTGTAAAAATAGTGGCTGATGAAAAGTATGGAGAAGTTCTTGGAGTTCATATCATTGCATCTCATGCAACGGATATGATAGCGGAGGCTGTCGCTACACTAGAATTAGAAGGAACAGTATATGATTTAGCAAAAGCAGTTCACCCTCACCCGACTCTGTCGGAGGTTGTTATGGAAGCAGCTCATGGTGCTATAGGAAAACCGATTCATATATTCAAAAAATGAGTAAAATCAAGGCCCCTTTCATTTGAAAGGGGCTTTATGATATTTAATAGCTATTTACTTAAAGTTATTAACAAGGCCTTAAGTTTTTCTCTTAAGTCCACAGCTTCATCAATTGAAAGACCAGTGCCGCATAAAATTTTATGTGGAAATTCTATAGCTTTGTTTTTCATAGACCTTCCTTTGTCTGTAAGCTCAACAAAAACATTTCGTTCATCCTTTGTATCACGAGACCTCTTCACAATATCTATTCCTTCAAGCTTTTTAAGTAGTGGAGTCAAGGTACCTGAATCAAGATATAGTTTCTCGCCAAGCTCTTTTACAGTTATATTGTCTTTTTCCCATAAAACCAGCAAAGTAATATATTGGGTATAGGTTAAACCTAGCTCATCTAAAAAAGGTTTATATAACCGAGTTATTTCTTTTGAAGCAGCATACATTGCAAAGCAAAGCTGATTATCCAGCTTAAGAAATTCATCTATCATTTGATTATTCACTTCCTAAAATTATTAAAGCAGCTTTTCAAGCTCTAGACCTATATCCATAGGCTCTACTGGAGATTCAAATCTAGATATAACATTTCCTTCTTTATCGATCATAAATTTAGTGAAGTTCCACTTTATTGAATCGCCAATTAAGTAATCAGGAAAATTTTTAACTAAATGCCCATGAAGGAATTTAGCTGTTGCATTTTCTAAATCGAAGCCTTTAAAAGGAGATTGCTGAGTTAAATATTTAAACAGTGGGTGAGCATTGCCGCCTCTAACCTCTATTTTTTCAAACATTGGAAAGCTAACCCCATAATTTATTTCACAGAAGCTCTTAACCTCATGATTTGCTCCTGGCTCTTGCTCTCCGAATTGGTTTGAGGGGAAGCCTAGAATTTCGAAACCTTTATCATTATATTTTTCATAAAGCTTTTGAAGATCTTTGTATTGTGGTGTAAAGCCACACTTGCTTGCTGTATTTACTATTAATAAAACCTTACCTTTGTACTTTTCTAAAGATATTTCTTCCCCATCAATAGTTTTAACCTTAAAATCATAGATATTCATAATATTTCCTCCCTATTTAAAAAATATATCATCATATATAATCTTATACAATTTAATTTTATAAGATTATAATATCATCTTATTATTAGTATGTCAATGTGAATTTCATTTAATTTCTTTAAAATTACCAAAATATAACTTATAATGGTATTAGAAAAAATAATTGCTTTTGGCATATATTCAACTGAAAGAGGGGAAAGAGCAGTGAATAAATGGGAATACAAAACTGTAAAATTTCAAACTAAAGGCTTCTGGGGAGGAATACTAGAGGAAAGCAGCTTTAACATGGAGCTTAATAGATATGGTGATGATGGGTGGGAGGTAATATCCTGCTTTGATACAAGTCAGCATGAAGGGGGCTCTAGGGAAGTAATTGTTGTATTCAAAAGAAAAAAAGAAGAACAAGTATTAGGTGATACAGATATAAAGGCAGAGTACTGTCCAGCTTGTGGCGCTGTAAACCATAGTATAAATAAAACTTGCAGATCCTGTGGCATAACATTAATCATTGATGAAGCAAATGAACCTAAATTTTAATATGTTTTTTTGTAAGATTTCTATAGAAGCTTTCAAATATTAGCTGGAAGAGATTACTGGGGGGGAAACTACACTAAATGATATTATTAAGCTGACTATTCTTACTACAACAAAAAATATTTGACGCTGTTAAAAAGGCTGCTTTAATCTTTAAAAGGCAGCCTTAAATATTAGTAAAACATACATTCCACAAAGTCATCCACAGTTATTGCGGCAAAATAGCTTTCAAAATCTATTGTTGTTAATAATTTTCTGAGCACTTCTTCCTTATATTGCTCTCCGATGAGTAAAGCTTCAAGCTCGAAAACTTCCTTTTTTCCAAAAAAATCACCTAATATTTTTATACTGCTAATTTTCCCTTCAAGTACATTAAAACGCAACTCAAGTTTTCCACCAGCAAATCTTCTTCCTTTTTCAATGTTAAACTCAGGAGATTCCCCGAAGTTCCAATCCCACTTAGAGTATCTACTAGCCATAAGTTCTTTTACTTTTGTTAAATCTTTATCTGTTAAAATATATTCCTTATCCTTATAATTTTCATCCTTCATAAAAAATTTAAGCAGTGTATCTTTAAACTCTTCAATTCTGACCTTATCAGTTAAGTAAGGATAAATATTTGTTACTCTGCTTCTAACAGATTTAACACCTTTAGACTCAATTTTATCCTGCTTTACATTTAAAGCCTCCTGAACAACGTTTAAATCAGAGTTGAATAGGATTGTACCATGATGAAGAAGTCTGTTCCCAAAATAGTATTGTGCATTGCCTGAAAATTTTTTCCCTTCAATTGTTATATCGTTTCTCCCTGAAAACTCAGCATTTACACCTAGTTCCCTTAATGCATTTATCACAGGCTCAGTAAATTTTTTGAAGTTGCTGACAACATCCTTATCATTCTTAACTATGAAGGTAAAATTAAGATTTCCAAAATCATGGTAAACAGCGCCACCGCCAGAAAGACGACGGACTACGTTTATTTTATTATCGGTTATATATTTAAGATTTATTTCTTCTATAGTATTTTGATTTCTTCCAATAATAACTGAGGGCTCGTTTTGCCAGAGTATAACATAGTCCTCATCAGGATTGAAGTATTTGGTAACATATTCTTCAAGAGCTAAATTAAAATGGGGGTTAATACATTCATTTTTTATACTAATCATAATAAAATCTCCTAATTAATAATTGTTATTAATTAAAATATAAATCGAAAACATTTACTTGTCAATGCTACATTTTATTTATTTGCATAAATATAACAGAAAAATTTTGGAATACTAATCATAGGGTTAATATCCATAATTTACTCAAGCAATTTTTATAAGGATGTGGTAATAATGAGGATAACTTCTCTAAAAGTATATGAAGGAAATAATATAAAAAGAAGAAAGAGAATCATGAATGTTTTTCTTGAAAATGCTTCTGACTCTGAAGTGAAAAAATATTTAAAGGCATACTTCAGGGTTTCCTTTTTGCTTGGCTTTAAAGAACAGCTAGTAGACATAGATAGAGAAGATAACCTCGTTAAGTTGTGGGTTACATATACACAAGAGGAACTCTCTAAGTATCTTTTAAATAACATTTTATATAATCTTGATAACTCTGAAAAAATTGCAGAAAAGGCTAATAGTCTTATTAAGGAAGGATTTTTATATGATATAGTCGCAGCATTCAGAGAAAAAGGATTGCCTGTAATAGATATAAATGAGGACCTGTTTCAGCTTGGATATGGGAAAAATTCTATTATTATAGGCAAAAATTATCAAAGCTATGAGAATATGGTCAAGGTTGAAGTGTCTAGAAATAGGAAAAGTCTTTGGCAGCATTTAAGATATTCTCAAATTCCAAAAGTAGAAGGAAGAGTGCTTTACAGTATGGAAGAAATAAAGGATTTGGAGAATTTTAAGTATCCTTTAAATCTTCGAAGCATAGATAAATCCATGGATATTAAAATAACTATTTCTGATCAGGAAGAGTTAAATAGGGTTTTGAAAAATATGATGAATATGTACACAAGGGCCTTTGTGTACAGCGGCAATGTTAAATATAGATTGATTTGCTTCGGTGGAGAAGTGGGGCTGATGCTGAAAAAGGAAGGTGCATACAAGGTGATTGAGATTAAAGAAAAGAGCCTTGAAGTATTGGAGTTAGCTGAAGCACTAGATAAACTTAAAAAATTTTGTAAAATGATTTACACGAGTATTCCGATAGAATTCATGTTTATAGATCTTCAAGAAGAAGAAGAACTTAAAGTTACTGATTTGGGCTGTGTATTTGATGTTGCAGAGGAGTTAAAAGAAGTAAAAGATAAGGTTATAGACTATTTTATATATTCTTTATTGAAAAAAAATATAGGTTTGATACCAATAATTTCAGTAACAGGTACAAATGGAAAAACAACTACCTCAAGACTAATTAACTATATTTTACTTAAGCTTGGCTATAAATCTGCACTTACATCTACAGGTGGAATTTTTATAGCAGGCAGAAAAATCAAAAATGGAGATACTACTGGATTTTTAAGTGCTAGAGATGTACTAACTAATACTGAAGTAGATACAGCCGTTATGGAAACAGCAAGAGGTGGAATTCTGAAGAATGGACTGGGTTATGAAAAAGCTAAGGCAGCTGTTATAACTTCCATATCGGAAGATCATATAGGTATGCATGGTATAAAAAGCACTAAAGATTTAGTTAATATAAAGAGCACTATTATTGATGAGGTTGATAGCGGCGGAAAGCTAATTGTTAAGGCACAGCAGGAACTTGTAGAATGTGTGCAAGGCAGGGATAATGTATGCTTATATGAGGTAGAAAAAAATACTTATATTGGCGAGCACATTAAAAATGGAGGAGAAGCTTTTTATCTTGAGAAGGATTATATAATTTATTGCAAAGATAAACAAGAAAAAAAGCTTTTAGATGTTAAAAGTATTCCATTTACTCATGGAGGGATATCAAAAGGAAATATAAAAAATATAATGTCGGCTATAGCAGCAGTATCAACAATTTATCCGAATGAAAGTGAAATTATAAGCACAATTATGGAGCTCCAATGCGACTTGTATTTTAATCCAGGCAGGCAAAATATATTAGACTTTGATAAATTTAAGGTAATATTAGATTATGGTCACAATGCTGAAGCATTTCATGAGGTACTAAGCATAGGAAGATCATTAAATCCTACAAAGCTAACAGCTATAATTGCTGCAGCAGGAGATAGAATGGATAGGCATATAAAGGAGCTTGGTTATATATCTGCTCAATATTGTGATGATATAATAATCAGAGAGCAAGCTGATTTAAGAGGAAGGGCTGTTGGAGAAAGTGCTGGGTTAATAAAGCAGGGAATTTTTGAGGCAAACTTTAACGAGCAAAACTTAAAAGTTATATTAAAGGAAGAGGATGCGATAGTATATGCTATGGAACATTCTCAGCATGGCGAGGTTATAGTATTGTTTACCCAATGCTTAGATGTTATTATACCCGAAATAAATAGGTATCTAGAAAAGCAAGGGTTGCCTTTGATTGGCCAAGATTTAGACTTATCGCATTAAATTTAAAGGGCTAAAGAGATGTCAGCATGATTAGCCCTTTAAATTTTATAAATTAGTATCAGTGCCGAAAATGGTTATATGGTTATATGGTAATATTTTATTCAGCTAAATACTTATAGGTTGAATTAAAATACTAATAATACTATAATAGGTAAAAAGAAGGTTGTTTTATTCCTGTAACATTAAATTACTATTGTTGCAGGAATAAGAAATATAAGGTGGTTGAATGGAAAGTAACATAGAAGTATGTAACTGCACAGAGATACATAAGGATTGTGTGAACTGCGTTAAGGAAAATATGCTTAGTAACAAAGTGTTTACTGATTTGTCTGAGCTTTTTAAGGTGTTTGGAGATTATACTAGAATAAAAATAATATATGCGCTCTTTAAAAAAGAACTTTGTGTTTGCGATATTGCTGAGCTTTTAGGAATGAGTCAGTCCTCAATTTCCCACCAGCTTAGAGTGTTAAAAGCAGCAAGGCTTGTTAAGTTTAGAAAAGAAGGTAAGGTTGTTTATTATTCTCTTG
The genomic region above belongs to Clostridium swellfunianum and contains:
- the lpdA gene encoding dihydrolipoyl dehydrogenase; protein product: MVVLGGGPGGYVAAIKAAQLGAKTALIEKEKVGGVCLNVGCIPTKTLLRSAKLYEDLINSEKFGIDILDKSLVTVNWKNLMSRKDSIVNKLTGGVKVLLSQNGVDVYNGYGEAIDKNTISVNGEKLRTKHMIIATGSSTYIPNTPGLKESFDKGYSITSTEALSLDGIPKEFIVVGGGVVGVEFAALYNALGSKVTILQRSQILRSLDKDVRETMERILRNKGIDIVYNVGIERYDMNKIVCKVNGENKTYEADKILISIGRTANLKGLEKLDLKIDSKGIVTDEKLRTNIDGVYAIGDVNGKYMLAHVASAEGIIAVENIMGKSEKINYDKVPSCIYTFPEVGAVGLSEEEARARGHKIITSIFPMTANGKAMAEGETDGFVKIVADEKYGEVLGVHIIASHATDMIAEAVATLELEGTVYDLAKAVHPHPTLSEVVMEAAHGAIGKPIHIFKK
- a CDS encoding dihydrolipoamide acetyltransferase family protein, with amino-acid sequence MIEFKFPDIGEGIAEGKLLKWVVKVGDKIKEGESLFLVETDKVNAEIPSPADGTIAELMAKEGDIINVGGVIVKIDNGEPPKESDLKPINEKQEENAGVVGAIEVSSEVIASSFESYKNGAVSKHKVLATPVARQLAKDLGIDINTVKGTGAAGRVMKEDIYKAKEGKEAAISQHETEKVSGIVKQTIEVPKLKISGEVERISLSMLRKAIAKNMTISKQVIPHAAVLDEFDVTKLVEFKASVKELVESSGVHLTYMPFIIKAIALTLKEFPVFNSSFDEEAEEIVLKKYYNLGVAVDTPDGLLVPVIKDVDKKGILDIARDILELSEGARNKNIPLEKLQNGTFTITNYGALGSSSGIPVIRHPEAAIIGIGKIAKKPIVNKHDEIVIRSIMNISLCIDHRIIDGGDAGRFLSRLKKYLEEPLLLLLG
- a CDS encoding DUF4177 domain-containing protein, translated to MNKWEYKTVKFQTKGFWGGILEESSFNMELNRYGDDGWEVISCFDTSQHEGGSREVIVVFKRKKEEQVLGDTDIKAEYCPACGAVNHSINKTCRSCGITLIIDEANEPKF
- a CDS encoding MarR family winged helix-turn-helix transcriptional regulator; the protein is MIDEFLKLDNQLCFAMYAASKEITRLYKPFLDELGLTYTQYITLLVLWEKDNITVKELGEKLYLDSGTLTPLLKKLEGIDIVKRSRDTKDERNVFVELTDKGRSMKNKAIEFPHKILCGTGLSIDEAVDLREKLKALLITLSK
- a CDS encoding Mur ligase family protein, which gives rise to MRITSLKVYEGNNIKRRKRIMNVFLENASDSEVKKYLKAYFRVSFLLGFKEQLVDIDREDNLVKLWVTYTQEELSKYLLNNILYNLDNSEKIAEKANSLIKEGFLYDIVAAFREKGLPVIDINEDLFQLGYGKNSIIIGKNYQSYENMVKVEVSRNRKSLWQHLRYSQIPKVEGRVLYSMEEIKDLENFKYPLNLRSIDKSMDIKITISDQEELNRVLKNMMNMYTRAFVYSGNVKYRLICFGGEVGLMLKKEGAYKVIEIKEKSLEVLELAEALDKLKKFCKMIYTSIPIEFMFIDLQEEEELKVTDLGCVFDVAEELKEVKDKVIDYFIYSLLKKNIGLIPIISVTGTNGKTTTSRLINYILLKLGYKSALTSTGGIFIAGRKIKNGDTTGFLSARDVLTNTEVDTAVMETARGGILKNGLGYEKAKAAVITSISEDHIGMHGIKSTKDLVNIKSTIIDEVDSGGKLIVKAQQELVECVQGRDNVCLYEVEKNTYIGEHIKNGGEAFYLEKDYIIYCKDKQEKKLLDVKSIPFTHGGISKGNIKNIMSAIAAVSTIYPNESEIISTIMELQCDLYFNPGRQNILDFDKFKVILDYGHNAEAFHEVLSIGRSLNPTKLTAIIAAAGDRMDRHIKELGYISAQYCDDIIIREQADLRGRAVGESAGLIKQGIFEANFNEQNLKVILKEEDAIVYAMEHSQHGEVIVLFTQCLDVIIPEINRYLEKQGLPLIGQDLDLSH
- a CDS encoding lipoate--protein ligase — protein: MISIKNECINPHFNLALEEYVTKYFNPDEDYVILWQNEPSVIIGRNQNTIEEINLKYITDNKINVVRRLSGGGAVYHDFGNLNFTFIVKNDKDVVSNFKKFTEPVINALRELGVNAEFSGRNDITIEGKKFSGNAQYYFGNRLLHHGTILFNSDLNVVQEALNVKQDKIESKGVKSVRSRVTNIYPYLTDKVRIEEFKDTLLKFFMKDENYKDKEYILTDKDLTKVKELMASRYSKWDWNFGESPEFNIEKGRRFAGGKLELRFNVLEGKISSIKILGDFFGKKEVFELEALLIGEQYKEEVLRKLLTTIDFESYFAAITVDDFVECMFY
- a CDS encoding glutathione peroxidase; the protein is MNIYDFKVKTIDGEEISLEKYKGKVLLIVNTASKCGFTPQYKDLQKLYEKYNDKGFEILGFPSNQFGEQEPGANHEVKSFCEINYGVSFPMFEKIEVRGGNAHPLFKYLTQQSPFKGFDLENATAKFLHGHLVKNFPDYLIGDSIKWNFTKFMIDKEGNVISRFESPVEPMDIGLELEKLL
- a CDS encoding ArsR/SmtB family transcription factor translates to MESNIEVCNCTEIHKDCVNCVKENMLSNKVFTDLSELFKVFGDYTRIKIIYALFKKELCVCDIAELLGMSQSSISHQLRVLKAARLVKFRKEGKVVYYSLDDEHIGSIFNAGLEHLGHE